The following coding sequences lie in one Candidatus Planktophila sulfonica genomic window:
- a CDS encoding FecCD family ABC transporter permease: MIKRLAPLVLAVPFLSMFALSVGAADVIDIWRYIFNPFLDTQSPSHQIIWEIRAPRVAAALLVGAALGIAGSLAQSSTNNPLADPAILGTSAGASLGVLLGVLLNVVTIGSLGSVICAAVGALAATLLTFSLARSALSLITIGIGVSAILNAIVGLTITAISRPDARSISFWSFGSLSLVTGKNLVILTPILVAGALFAWKMAPRLDLLSLGDSSVRHMGFNAYRIRLATFAVLATLVAVTVSTVGSVAFLALAAPHIARYLHGPRNRNLVIFAGLIGALILLIADTAARALIPPFELPIGLLTSLIGAPILIATLKKSGDIWR, from the coding sequence ATGATTAAGCGGTTAGCGCCTCTCGTACTAGCTGTTCCGTTTCTCTCGATGTTCGCACTTTCTGTTGGGGCCGCTGATGTAATTGATATCTGGCGATACATCTTTAATCCATTTCTTGATACACAATCACCATCACATCAAATCATCTGGGAGATCCGCGCCCCACGTGTGGCAGCTGCGCTTTTAGTTGGAGCAGCACTTGGAATTGCTGGTTCGCTCGCTCAAAGTTCAACAAATAACCCGCTCGCCGATCCTGCGATTCTCGGTACATCTGCCGGTGCTTCACTCGGCGTCCTTCTCGGCGTCCTTCTCAACGTTGTCACTATCGGATCATTGGGATCAGTTATCTGCGCAGCAGTTGGCGCACTGGCTGCGACGCTGCTTACATTCTCTTTAGCAAGATCAGCTCTCTCCTTGATCACCATTGGAATCGGTGTCTCAGCAATTCTCAACGCCATTGTCGGTCTGACCATTACTGCAATTAGTCGTCCGGATGCGCGTTCCATTTCATTCTGGTCCTTTGGTTCGCTCTCATTGGTGACAGGCAAGAATTTGGTGATACTCACACCGATCCTTGTTGCGGGCGCGCTCTTTGCCTGGAAGATGGCGCCACGATTGGATTTACTCTCACTTGGAGATTCATCCGTTCGCCACATGGGATTTAACGCATACCGAATCCGTCTTGCCACATTTGCAGTTCTAGCAACTCTCGTCGCTGTCACTGTTTCAACCGTTGGTTCAGTCGCTTTTCTAGCACTTGCGGCTCCACATATTGCTCGCTACTTACATGGTCCAAGAAATCGAAACTTAGTTATCTTTGCCGGACTTATAGGCGCACTAATCTTATTAATCGCCGACACCGCTGCGCGCGCACTCATTCCACCTTTCGAACTTCCAATCGGTTTACTCACCTCATTAATTGGCGCGCCCATCCTGATTGCCACGCTTAAGAAAAGCGGCGATATATGGCGCTAG
- a CDS encoding ABC transporter ATP-binding protein yields MALVKIENVSIERGARVVVRDFSATLEPGKITAIIGPNGSGKSSLLGAIAGDLPLIAGNIYFGDRNLCELSDAEQAKIRSVVQQNRNYWLSYTAREVIEMGQSGEALLKVDEVMLALEINHYADQRVTTLSGGEAQRIEIARALIRDSEVYLFDEPLSAQDSASKVRIINYLKQLRDAGKTVVVIAHIDREALTWCDQVINTLAN; encoded by the coding sequence ATGGCGCTAGTAAAGATTGAAAACGTCTCTATAGAACGTGGAGCTCGTGTTGTAGTGCGCGACTTCAGCGCAACTTTAGAACCCGGGAAAATCACTGCAATTATCGGCCCCAATGGAAGTGGTAAGAGTTCGCTACTCGGTGCAATTGCAGGTGACCTTCCATTAATCGCGGGCAATATCTACTTTGGTGATAGAAATCTGTGCGAGCTTTCAGATGCCGAGCAGGCAAAGATTCGCAGCGTCGTGCAACAAAATCGTAATTATTGGCTTTCATACACCGCTCGTGAAGTGATCGAAATGGGCCAGAGCGGTGAAGCGCTTCTGAAGGTAGATGAAGTGATGCTTGCCTTAGAAATTAATCACTATGCCGATCAGAGAGTTACAACTCTTTCAGGAGGTGAGGCGCAACGTATTGAGATTGCCCGGGCGCTTATTCGCGATAGCGAGGTCTACCTCTTCGATGAACCACTTTCAGCGCAAGATAGCGCGAGTAAAGTCCGCATCATTAACTATTTAAAGCAATTACGCGATGCTGGAAAGACCGTTGTGGTGATTGCTCATATCGATAGAGAAGCTTTAACGTGGTGCGATCAAGTCATCAACACATTGGCGAATTAA
- a CDS encoding NUDIX hydrolase: MTARDGDGWIECACGSKHWGKHGAAGLLIIRDGSVFLQHRAPWVHNGDTWGIPGGARDSHETIIEGAIREAVEETGIKPEDLQPVHTFTDDHEGWSYSTVIAFANENLEGHELNDESHEVRWVKFDDVTRLPLHPSFAKTWPLIRQCVDDLIAPR; encoded by the coding sequence ATGACTGCGCGCGATGGTGATGGCTGGATCGAATGTGCATGCGGCTCAAAACATTGGGGCAAGCACGGCGCAGCAGGCCTTTTGATTATTCGCGATGGTTCAGTCTTCTTGCAGCATCGAGCACCATGGGTGCATAACGGCGATACCTGGGGAATTCCAGGCGGTGCTCGCGATTCGCACGAAACAATTATTGAAGGCGCTATCCGAGAAGCAGTTGAAGAGACCGGTATCAAACCTGAAGATTTGCAGCCCGTTCATACCTTTACTGATGATCACGAAGGTTGGAGCTACTCAACCGTTATCGCCTTCGCCAACGAGAATCTAGAGGGCCACGAATTAAACGATGAATCTCATGAAGTGCGCTGGGTGAAATTTGATGATGTCACGCGACTACCGCTACATCCCAGCTTTGCAAAAACGTGGCCGTTAATTCGCCAATGTGTTGATGACTTGATCGCACCACGTTAA
- a CDS encoding DUF4192 domain-containing protein: MTTLTSPHDLLAAIPFLIGYHPDRSLVLVSLKNETIGMAMRVDLPSDIAPESYDLLASHLVREEADGAFIVAYSGESESDAESAVINTSAALIRAGLDIKESLVVRNNRFRSMLCTDLTCCPPEGSEIPDLDTSRIAAEHVIAGHPMPYESVEGLVQSIAAVPSSFELSWQDEVLAFIVSSDAEELNDLQRDGATAIIDLAGEYREGRGAEDRELVARVIGRMSDIQVRDFALGSHSEESADHYWSMWHQLLRIAPRGFVAPIASLFAAMAYERGEGALAHKALDRALDDDDQYSLALLLRRVFTAGWPPHSFTAMRAELHPKVVATIFG, translated from the coding sequence ATGACAACCCTTACTTCCCCTCACGATCTACTTGCCGCAATTCCATTTCTTATCGGCTACCACCCAGATCGTTCTCTCGTCCTTGTTTCACTGAAGAACGAAACAATTGGTATGGCGATGCGCGTTGATTTACCGAGCGATATTGCACCTGAAAGCTATGACTTACTTGCTTCCCACTTAGTGCGCGAAGAAGCCGATGGGGCATTTATCGTTGCTTATAGCGGTGAATCCGAAAGCGATGCCGAAAGCGCTGTTATCAATACTTCTGCGGCTCTTATCCGCGCGGGCCTGGATATCAAGGAATCCCTGGTCGTTCGCAATAACCGATTCCGTTCGATGCTCTGCACAGATCTGACATGTTGCCCGCCTGAAGGAAGTGAAATTCCTGACCTCGATACTTCACGAATTGCTGCCGAACATGTCATCGCAGGACACCCGATGCCGTACGAATCAGTTGAAGGTCTTGTGCAATCCATCGCTGCCGTTCCGTCTTCGTTTGAACTGAGTTGGCAGGATGAAGTACTGGCCTTCATCGTTTCCAGTGATGCTGAAGAACTCAATGATTTACAGCGCGATGGTGCAACGGCGATTATTGATTTGGCGGGCGAATACCGAGAAGGGCGAGGCGCCGAAGATCGTGAATTAGTAGCTCGGGTTATTGGTCGTATGAGCGATATTCAAGTGCGCGACTTTGCGCTAGGTTCACATTCTGAAGAGAGCGCCGATCATTACTGGTCGATGTGGCATCAACTTCTGCGCATCGCACCCCGTGGCTTTGTTGCTCCCATTGCTTCTCTCTTTGCGGCGATGGCGTACGAGCGCGGAGAAGGAGCGTTGGCACATAAGGCGCTCGACCGGGCGCTCGATGATGATGACCAGTACTCCTTAGCCCTCCTTCTGCGACGAGTCTTCACTGCAGGCTGGCCACCTCACTCATTTACGGCGATGCGGGCTGAACTTCACCCCAAAGTGGTGGCGACAATCTTCGGGTAA
- the metX gene encoding homoserine O-acetyltransferase MetX, producing the protein MSRTPNFDVTGAWLEGDDPGDREFVKIGFLLLENGETLPDITIAYQTWGTLNADKSNAILINHAMTGWSDVTGWWPQMVGPGLPFDTDKYFIVCPNVIGGCQGSTGPSSIAPDGKRYGSRFPIITIRDMVNAEVAFSNALGIDKYLLAVGPSLGGMRSLEWAVQLPDRVGAICTIGSSAVATGDQIGTASIQIRAIKADPHFNDGDYYEQERGPIDGMGIARRIAHLTYRTESEMDVRFGRQLQGDETGRYAVESYLDHQATKLAKRFDANTYIALTDAMNSHDIGRDRGGVAAALEAITVPVVVVSIDTDRLFPPRLQVEISELVPTADAPITISSDFGHDGFLVEAEAMGDAIRHALKVAGTI; encoded by the coding sequence ATGAGCAGAACACCTAACTTCGATGTCACCGGTGCGTGGCTTGAGGGCGATGACCCAGGCGATCGTGAGTTCGTCAAGATTGGTTTCTTACTTCTTGAAAATGGCGAGACCTTGCCAGATATCACTATCGCGTATCAAACATGGGGAACTCTCAACGCAGATAAATCCAATGCAATCTTAATTAACCATGCGATGACCGGTTGGTCTGATGTCACAGGGTGGTGGCCACAGATGGTTGGTCCTGGTCTTCCTTTTGATACAGATAAATACTTCATCGTCTGTCCCAATGTCATTGGTGGTTGCCAAGGATCTACTGGTCCTTCAAGTATTGCTCCCGATGGAAAACGTTACGGTTCACGCTTTCCCATCATCACGATTCGCGACATGGTCAACGCCGAAGTTGCCTTCAGTAATGCACTTGGAATTGATAAGTATCTATTGGCAGTTGGTCCATCTCTTGGTGGAATGCGTTCGCTGGAATGGGCTGTCCAACTTCCAGATCGCGTCGGTGCAATCTGCACCATCGGTTCATCAGCTGTTGCCACAGGAGACCAAATCGGCACAGCTTCGATTCAAATTCGTGCCATCAAAGCGGACCCACATTTCAATGATGGCGATTACTACGAGCAAGAGCGCGGACCAATCGATGGCATGGGAATTGCCCGCCGCATCGCGCACCTGACCTATCGCACCGAATCTGAGATGGATGTTCGCTTTGGCCGCCAGCTTCAGGGAGATGAGACCGGCCGTTACGCCGTTGAGTCATACCTGGACCACCAGGCGACAAAGCTGGCCAAGAGATTTGATGCCAATACCTATATCGCTCTGACTGATGCGATGAACTCACATGACATCGGCCGCGACCGCGGAGGAGTGGCAGCAGCCCTTGAAGCCATCACAGTTCCGGTCGTTGTGGTCTCGATTGATACCGATCGCCTCTTCCCACCTCGACTTCAGGTTGAGATATCTGAGCTAGTTCCGACTGCAGATGCGCCAATAACCATCAGTTCTGACTTTGGACACGATGGATTCTTAGTTGAGGCAGAGGCGATGGGCGATGCGATTCGGCACGCCTTGAAGGTTGCGGGTACAATATAG
- a CDS encoding RNA polymerase sigma factor: MALALEARQLDIEIPEATEKARKAGLGAPSRILSKAQLALIAPKEEPKPAAEKGGKAAVVLDEDGNEIVVEEVELEDVETLIAEAAEIIDAEADGKDQPRVVTLSDETKNEEGSFTLLDTDADDEEEDKNEREKHKKDLKNVNLVLEAINGKIQGVEVAPKHNIDQADAKALTFKQIQQQFAMNTFNEKSAKMIAEAVNQGYLKNLEDLQYFFNEQARFIQIEIKRLPPEQTVLTAGATADPVKDYLKQIGRVALLNAELEVELATRVEAGLFAEEALKNTKKIDKKLKRELEWIVEDGKRAKNHLLEANLRLVVSLAKRYTGRGMLFLDLIQEGNLGLIRAVEKFDYTKGYKFSTYATWWIRQAITRAMADQARTIRIPVHMVEVINKLARVQRQMLQDLGREPTPEELAKELDMTPEKVVEVQKYGREPISLHTPLGEEGDSEFGDLIEDSEAVKPEESVTFTILQEQLMQVLGGLTNREADVIKARYGLTDGQPKTLDEIGKVHGVTRERIRQIESKTMSKLRHPSRSQSLRDYLD; this comes from the coding sequence ATGGCGCTCGCTCTTGAAGCACGCCAGCTCGACATTGAAATTCCAGAAGCAACTGAGAAGGCACGAAAGGCCGGACTTGGCGCACCAAGCCGCATCTTGTCGAAGGCACAGCTTGCTCTCATTGCACCGAAGGAAGAGCCAAAGCCAGCCGCAGAAAAGGGCGGCAAGGCTGCAGTTGTTCTCGATGAAGATGGCAATGAAATCGTTGTCGAAGAAGTCGAGCTCGAAGATGTAGAAACACTTATCGCTGAAGCTGCTGAAATCATTGATGCAGAGGCAGATGGAAAAGATCAGCCACGCGTCGTCACTCTCTCAGATGAGACAAAGAATGAAGAAGGTTCATTTACCCTTCTTGATACCGATGCAGATGATGAAGAAGAAGATAAGAACGAGCGCGAAAAGCATAAGAAGGATCTCAAGAATGTAAACCTCGTTCTTGAAGCAATCAACGGCAAGATTCAGGGCGTTGAAGTCGCTCCTAAGCACAATATTGATCAGGCTGATGCAAAGGCTCTGACCTTCAAGCAGATCCAACAGCAATTTGCGATGAATACCTTCAATGAGAAATCAGCGAAGATGATTGCAGAAGCTGTAAACCAGGGTTACCTCAAGAACCTTGAAGATTTGCAGTACTTCTTCAACGAGCAGGCCCGATTTATTCAGATTGAAATCAAGCGCCTCCCACCAGAACAGACTGTTCTTACAGCAGGTGCAACAGCTGACCCAGTTAAGGATTACCTCAAGCAGATCGGTCGCGTAGCACTTCTTAACGCAGAGCTTGAAGTAGAACTTGCTACACGCGTTGAAGCTGGCCTCTTTGCTGAAGAAGCGCTGAAGAACACTAAGAAGATTGATAAGAAGCTTAAGCGCGAGCTCGAGTGGATCGTTGAAGATGGAAAGCGCGCAAAGAACCACTTGCTCGAAGCAAACCTTCGTCTCGTTGTCTCTCTTGCAAAGCGCTACACAGGTCGCGGAATGTTGTTCCTCGACTTGATCCAAGAAGGAAACCTCGGTCTTATCCGTGCTGTCGAGAAGTTCGACTACACAAAGGGCTATAAGTTCTCGACATACGCAACATGGTGGATCCGTCAGGCAATCACCCGCGCGATGGCAGACCAGGCTCGCACAATCCGTATTCCTGTTCACATGGTTGAAGTCATCAACAAGCTTGCACGCGTGCAGCGCCAGATGCTGCAAGACCTAGGTCGCGAACCAACACCTGAAGAGCTCGCTAAGGAGCTCGATATGACACCTGAAAAGGTTGTCGAAGTTCAGAAGTACGGTCGCGAACCAATCTCGCTTCACACACCACTTGGTGAAGAAGGCGACTCCGAATTCGGTGATTTGATTGAAGACTCTGAAGCTGTAAAGCCAGAAGAATCAGTGACATTCACGATCTTGCAGGAGCAGTTGATGCAGGTTCTCGGTGGGCTCACCAACCGTGAGGCTGATGTGATCAAGGCTCGTTACGGACTTACAGATGGTCAGCCAAAGACCCTTGATGAGATCGGCAAAGTTCACGGCGTAACCCGCGAACGTATTCGTCAGATCGAATCAAAGACAATGTCGAAGCTGCGCCACCCTTCACGTTCGCAGTCATTGCGCGATTACCTCGATTAA
- a CDS encoding CDGSH iron-sulfur domain-containing protein, translated as MSDAKAFINPKSGSIRITGVVDIVDADGNVIETIENPKFCGCGQSKEKPLCDGSHKGLRKEE; from the coding sequence ATGTCTGATGCAAAGGCTTTTATCAACCCTAAGAGCGGATCTATTCGCATCACAGGAGTTGTCGATATCGTCGATGCAGATGGCAATGTGATTGAAACTATCGAGAATCCAAAGTTCTGCGGTTGTGGTCAATCAAAAGAAAAACCCTTATGCGATGGTTCGCATAAGGGCCTTCGTAAAGAAGAGTAA
- a CDS encoding DUF7455 domain-containing protein, whose amino-acid sequence MTEQVILESTPLNALDRCDRCGAQAYVRAILVTGGELMFCAHHGKEYAEKLKTVAAKIQDESEKLVEVK is encoded by the coding sequence ATGACCGAGCAAGTAATCCTCGAATCCACACCTCTAAATGCCCTCGATCGATGCGATCGTTGTGGCGCACAGGCTTACGTGCGTGCGATTTTGGTAACTGGTGGCGAACTCATGTTCTGCGCACATCATGGCAAGGAATATGCCGAAAAGCTTAAGACTGTCGCTGCAAAGATTCAGGACGAGTCAGAGAAGTTGGTTGAAGTTAAGTAA
- a CDS encoding DNA gyrase/topoisomerase IV subunit B translates to MRTIRWLTFATVADELNFDVAADSKDSYTAKDLAVLEGLDAVRKRPGMYIGSTDSRGLQHCLWEIIDNSVDESLAGHCKKIEINLEADGSVEVHDDGRGIPVDKEPKTGLTGVEVVMTKLHAGGKFGGGSYAASGGLHGVGASVVNALAERLDVEVDRNGKIYWMSFKRGVAGVFDGDGPKAEFTPQSGLRTIGKISAKVTGTRTKWWSDRQIFLKDAELDLEDIYARARQTSFLVPGLSITVNDNRKKEKTTQVFFHKGGISEYCDFLQPDAPVGEVIRIYGTGHYQETVPVLDDKGHMVSTDVERDMEVDIAMKWGVGFDSTLRSFVNIIATPKGGSHVLGFERAITKAFNEAMRSAGILKKNEADVIKDDVMEGLTAVVTVRMSEPQFEGQTKEVLGTAAATKIVSAVVADKLKEFFATTRRIDKANGKLIMEKIANASRTRISARAHKDIQRRKNALESSSLPTKLSDCRSEDVTRTELFIVEGDSALGTTKAARNSEFQAILPIRGKILNVQKASLSQMLDDKECGSIIQVIGAGSGKSFELDEARYGRIILMSDADVDGAHIRCLLLTLMYRYMRPMLDAGRVFAAIPPLHRIETMGAGGKKGEYIYTYSDDEMKSVTADLKKNGKRWKEPIQRYKGLGEMDADQLRETTMDPDVRTLRRITVPDGEAAEKMFELLMGSEVAPRKEFIATAEIDREQIDA, encoded by the coding sequence ATGCGAACCATTCGCTGGCTAACCTTTGCCACCGTGGCAGATGAATTGAACTTCGACGTAGCGGCGGACTCTAAGGATTCCTATACCGCCAAAGACTTAGCTGTCCTCGAAGGTCTCGATGCCGTTCGTAAGCGCCCAGGTATGTATATCGGTTCAACCGATTCCCGCGGCCTTCAGCACTGTCTCTGGGAAATTATTGATAACTCTGTCGATGAATCCTTGGCAGGTCATTGCAAGAAGATCGAGATTAATCTTGAAGCCGATGGCTCTGTAGAAGTTCACGATGATGGCCGCGGTATTCCTGTCGATAAGGAACCAAAGACTGGCCTTACCGGCGTTGAAGTTGTTATGACCAAGCTCCACGCAGGTGGAAAGTTCGGTGGCGGTTCATATGCTGCCTCCGGCGGTCTCCACGGTGTGGGTGCATCCGTTGTAAACGCACTTGCAGAACGCCTTGATGTTGAAGTCGACCGTAACGGCAAGATTTACTGGATGTCATTTAAGCGCGGCGTCGCTGGCGTATTCGATGGCGATGGACCAAAGGCTGAATTCACGCCGCAATCAGGTCTTCGCACTATCGGCAAGATTTCTGCAAAGGTAACTGGAACACGCACTAAGTGGTGGTCAGATCGTCAGATCTTCCTGAAGGATGCTGAACTCGATCTTGAAGATATTTACGCACGAGCACGCCAAACATCATTCTTGGTCCCAGGACTTTCAATCACCGTTAACGATAACCGCAAGAAAGAGAAGACCACTCAGGTCTTCTTCCATAAGGGCGGAATCTCTGAGTACTGCGACTTCTTGCAGCCAGATGCACCAGTTGGTGAAGTAATTCGTATTTACGGTACTGGCCACTATCAAGAGACTGTTCCAGTTCTCGACGATAAGGGCCACATGGTTTCAACTGATGTCGAGCGCGATATGGAAGTTGATATCGCGATGAAGTGGGGCGTTGGCTTTGATTCAACCCTTCGCTCATTCGTGAACATCATTGCTACCCCAAAGGGTGGATCTCACGTACTTGGCTTCGAGCGCGCAATCACGAAGGCATTTAACGAAGCGATGCGCAGCGCAGGTATCTTGAAGAAGAATGAAGCCGATGTCATTAAAGATGACGTCATGGAAGGCCTCACAGCCGTTGTCACAGTGCGTATGTCTGAGCCACAGTTCGAAGGTCAGACCAAGGAAGTCTTGGGCACAGCAGCTGCCACAAAGATTGTCTCGGCAGTCGTTGCCGACAAGTTGAAGGAATTCTTCGCAACAACTCGTCGTATTGATAAGGCCAACGGCAAGTTGATCATGGAAAAGATTGCCAATGCCTCACGCACACGAATTAGCGCGCGTGCTCATAAAGATATTCAACGTCGTAAGAACGCTCTTGAATCTTCATCACTTCCAACAAAGCTTTCCGATTGTCGTTCAGAAGATGTCACTCGTACCGAACTCTTCATCGTAGAAGGTGACTCAGCGCTAGGCACAACAAAGGCTGCCCGAAACTCAGAATTCCAAGCAATCTTGCCTATCCGCGGAAAGATCCTTAACGTTCAGAAGGCATCACTTTCACAGATGCTCGATGATAAGGAGTGCGGATCTATCATTCAGGTTATTGGCGCTGGCTCAGGTAAATCATTTGAACTTGATGAAGCTCGCTATGGCCGCATTATCTTGATGTCAGATGCTGACGTTGACGGCGCGCATATTCGCTGCCTCTTGCTTACATTGATGTATCGCTACATGCGTCCAATGCTCGATGCCGGACGCGTCTTTGCTGCTATTCCACCACTGCACCGCATTGAAACAATGGGCGCAGGCGGCAAGAAGGGTGAATACATCTATACATACTCAGATGATGAGATGAAGAGCGTCACCGCAGATTTGAAGAAGAACGGCAAGCGTTGGAAAGAACCAATTCAGCGCTACAAAGGCCTTGGCGAAATGGATGCTGATCAGCTCCGTGAAACCACTATGGATCCTGATGTTCGTACGCTTCGCCGCATTACTGTCCCAGACGGTGAAGCTGCTGAGAAGATGTTTGAGCTCTTGATGGGTTCAGAAGTTGCTCCTCGTAAGGAATTTATTGCAACTGCTGAGATCGATCGCGAACAGATCGACGCTTAA
- the abc-f gene encoding ribosomal protection-like ABC-F family protein — MISTSALELRAGARLLVSGVNVRINHGDRVGFVGRNGAGKSTLAKVLAGENLPAGGGVQRTGKIGYLPQDPRTGEDQGTALDRILSARDLDQIAARMTQVEQEMATTEGAELEKALERYTRVDAEFSAAGGYAATSEAEAIATSLGVSESVFNNQLDTLSGGQRRRIELARILFSGAETLLLDEPTNHLDADSIMWLRNYLINYAGGLVIISHDVNLIETVVNKVFYIDGNRNVIDVYNMGWKQYLLQREQDEHRRKKERANAEKKAEILQKQGEKMRAKASKATAAQGMLRRADKLRAGLEDVRVKDKVAKLRFPTPAPCGKTPLSGEELSKNYGSLEIFTDVSCVIDKGSRVVILGLNGAGKTTLLKILANQLESDTGKVEHGHGLKLGYYAQEHEMLDFERTILENMLSSKDDLREPEARNVLGSFLFVGDDVHKPVKVLSGGERTRLALATLVVSAANVLLLDEPTNNLDPASREEILGALGEYQGAVIMVSHDEGAVQALKPERVILLPDGDEDIWKEEYFDLVSID; from the coding sequence ATGATCTCCACATCCGCTCTTGAACTCCGTGCCGGAGCGCGCCTCTTAGTATCTGGCGTTAATGTGCGCATCAACCATGGCGACCGCGTCGGCTTCGTTGGCCGTAACGGTGCTGGTAAATCAACTCTTGCAAAAGTATTAGCTGGCGAAAACCTGCCTGCAGGTGGCGGCGTTCAGCGCACAGGAAAGATTGGTTACCTCCCCCAGGATCCTCGTACTGGTGAAGACCAAGGAACAGCTTTAGATCGCATCTTGTCTGCCCGCGATCTCGATCAAATCGCTGCGCGTATGACCCAAGTAGAACAAGAGATGGCAACTACTGAAGGCGCCGAACTAGAAAAAGCTTTGGAACGCTATACACGCGTTGATGCAGAGTTTTCAGCAGCCGGTGGATATGCCGCAACTTCTGAAGCCGAGGCGATTGCAACCTCTCTGGGAGTTTCAGAGTCAGTATTTAACAACCAGCTCGACACGCTCTCTGGTGGTCAGCGTCGTCGTATCGAGCTTGCTCGCATCCTCTTTTCAGGCGCTGAAACACTTCTGCTCGATGAGCCTACAAACCACCTTGATGCTGATTCGATCATGTGGCTGCGTAACTACCTCATCAACTATGCCGGTGGATTGGTCATCATCTCCCACGATGTGAACTTGATTGAAACTGTTGTCAATAAGGTCTTCTACATCGACGGCAACCGTAACGTTATCGATGTCTACAACATGGGTTGGAAGCAGTACCTCTTACAGCGCGAACAAGATGAACATCGCCGAAAGAAAGAGCGCGCTAACGCCGAGAAGAAAGCTGAAATTTTGCAGAAGCAGGGCGAGAAGATGCGCGCTAAGGCTTCTAAGGCAACCGCGGCTCAAGGAATGTTGCGTCGCGCAGATAAATTGCGCGCCGGTCTTGAAGATGTTCGCGTTAAAGATAAGGTCGCAAAGCTTCGTTTCCCTACACCTGCTCCTTGTGGCAAGACTCCCCTATCGGGTGAAGAGCTTTCTAAGAACTACGGATCTCTTGAAATCTTTACCGACGTTTCTTGCGTTATCGATAAGGGCTCACGCGTTGTGATCTTGGGACTTAACGGAGCTGGCAAGACCACTCTTCTTAAGATTCTTGCCAACCAACTTGAATCCGATACCGGAAAAGTTGAACATGGCCACGGTTTGAAACTCGGCTACTACGCCCAGGAACATGAAATGCTCGACTTCGAGCGCACCATTCTTGAAAATATGTTGTCCTCAAAGGATGACTTGCGTGAACCAGAAGCCCGTAACGTTCTAGGTTCATTCCTCTTCGTTGGCGATGATGTTCATAAGCCAGTCAAGGTCTTATCTGGTGGCGAAAGAACTCGTCTTGCACTCGCAACATTGGTTGTATCGGCTGCAAACGTTCTGCTTCTCGATGAGCCTACAAACAACTTAGACCCAGCATCTCGAGAAGAAATCCTTGGAGCCCTTGGTGAATACCAAGGCGCAGTCATCATGGTTTCTCACGATGAGGGAGCCGTGCAAGCCCTTAAACCAGAGCGCGTGATTTTGCTGCCTGATGGCGATGAAGATATTTGGAAAGAAGAGTACTTCGACTTAGTTTCGATTGACTAA
- a CDS encoding O-methyltransferase, producing the protein MLSLMILLIALLLLAISFYQIRILKRINEKLIKLVAPERDVRRIAKAQSEAAWENYRQGEFYSQLLRLIDLSAPIPSTRSWAASPDVLLTLLDLAKSSKPTRILDLGSGMSTLVLAKSAPQATITSIDNSAEYAGKTKRLLAAHGVTNVDVRIAPLTPHASGVDWYDLSQLNDVTNIDLLFIDGPPGSKNPKARHPAIVECISKLSPRAIIVIDDAGREGEKDMAHEFAKALPSHTLEFLSHEKGTAVLLPN; encoded by the coding sequence ATGCTCAGCCTGATGATTCTGCTCATCGCACTCTTACTTCTTGCGATTTCCTTCTATCAGATTCGAATTCTGAAGCGCATCAACGAAAAACTTATCAAGTTAGTAGCTCCTGAAAGAGATGTGCGTCGCATTGCCAAGGCACAGAGCGAAGCAGCTTGGGAGAACTATCGACAAGGTGAGTTCTATTCGCAATTACTTCGATTGATCGATCTCAGCGCTCCGATTCCATCTACTCGCAGCTGGGCAGCATCACCTGATGTTTTGCTGACACTTCTTGATCTGGCTAAGAGTTCTAAACCAACGCGAATACTCGATTTGGGTTCAGGAATGTCCACCTTGGTGCTTGCAAAGAGCGCTCCTCAAGCAACAATCACAAGTATTGATAACTCTGCTGAATACGCCGGAAAGACAAAGAGACTTCTTGCTGCCCATGGTGTTACCAATGTTGATGTGCGTATTGCTCCGCTTACACCACATGCTTCAGGAGTCGATTGGTACGACTTATCTCAGCTCAACGATGTAACCAATATCGATCTTCTCTTTATTGATGGACCTCCGGGATCTAAGAATCCCAAGGCGCGCCACCCAGCTATCGTTGAATGCATTTCGAAGTTGAGTCCACGAGCAATTATTGTCATTGACGATGCTGGGCGAGAAGGTGAAAAAGATATGGCTCACGAATTTGCAAAGGCTCTTCCAAGCCACACCCTTGAATTTCTATCTCACGAAAAAGGAACGGCAGTTCTACTGCCTAACTAA